TACAAGCCCCAGTTTTACTTCAGGACGACAGATGTTACGGGGACGATAACCCTCCCTGAGGGGGTGGAGATGGTGATGCCTGGTGACAATGTGAATATGAGGGTAGTGTTGCAGAAGC
This window of the bacterium genome carries:
- the tuf gene encoding elongation factor Tu (EF-Tu; promotes GTP-dependent binding of aminoacyl-tRNA to the A-site of ribosomes during protein biosynthesis; when the tRNA anticodon matches the mRNA codon, GTP hydrolysis results; the inactive EF-Tu-GDP leaves the ribosome and release of GDP is promoted by elongation factor Ts; many prokaryotes have two copies of the gene encoding EF-Tu), which gives rise to YKPQFYFRTTDVTGTITLPEGVEMVMPGDNVNMRVVLQKPVALEPGLRFAIREGGKTIGAGVVTQVFD